Within the Gracilinema caldarium DSM 7334 genome, the region GTTGAAATACGAAATGGTATTGAAGCAGGGGCAGAAGTGGTTCTTCGTGGACAAAGCCTGTTGGAGGATGGTGTTCAAGTACGGGTAGTAGATACTACAGCGCCATTAAAAACTACGTATTAAGAGGTCCCTATGAGCATAGCTAAGACGGTCGTATCACGGCCAACTACCATATTTATAGCATTTATTTTGTTATTAGGCCTTGGGGTGTTTGCGACGATTAATCTTCCCATTGATCTCTATCCAGAAATTGAGCCACCAATATTGGTTGTTCTCACCAGTTATTCTGGAGCTGGGCCAGAAGAGGTTGAAAAAACAATTACAAGACCTTTAGAGGGAACGCTTTCCAATGTATCAAGCCTTGAAAAGCTTACATCTTCGAGTTCGAAAGGATCGAGCATGATTATGCTTGAATTTACCTATGGAACCGATATGGCTGATGCAGCCAATTCGGTCCGAGATAATTTGGAACTCGTGAAACGCTTTCTTCCAGAAGGATCTGATACCCCCCTTATATTTAAGTTTGATCCATCAATGATTCCTATTATGGGTCTTATGGTTACAGGAAATCGTACCCCTGAAGAGTTACGAGAAATTTCGGAAAATACGATTTTACCTCGTATTGAACAGGTTCCTGGAGTAGCGATGGGGGCGGTTTCAGGTGGGCGTGAAAAAATCATTAAGGTGGAAATTCCTCAGAATAGGCTAGAAGCCTATGGGTTAACAATTACTCAAATTAAAAATATGTTATCAAGTCAAAATATAGCTGTTTCTGCGGGATCTATCCTCGATAATGGGCTTTCATATTTATTAACTTCTGCGGGAGAGTATCGTACCCTGGATGAAATACGTTCTACCGTCATTTCCTATAAAGGTGGTGGTTTGGTAAACGGTGAAATTGAGCCGAGCAAGGTAGTGCGTTTGCAAGATATTGCTGATGTTTACGAAGGTTATCGTGATGAAGATAGCCTTGTCTTTGTGAACGGACAAGCGGCTGTACAAATTACTGTACAGAAACAGAGTGGAAAGAATTCAGTTCAAACTGCACGAGAATTACGTAAGCGGTTGAATCAAATTTCTAAAGAAATTCCTCAGGGTATTAAAATTACTGAAATATTTAATACCACAGACATAATTGAAAATTCAATAAATCAGGTAACCTCAAGTGCACTACAGGGTGCTATACTGGCAGTTCTTATTCTTTTTGTTTTCCTAAGATCTTTTAAACCAACTTTAATCATTGGTATAACCATTCCAGTATCACTACTATTTACACTAATGGCTATGTATTTCTGGGGTTTAACCCTTAATGTTATGACCCTCGCAGGTCTTGCCCTGGGTGTTGGAATGTTAGTGGACAACTCTATTGTTATCTTGGAAAATATATATCGATATAGGGAAAAAGGAGCCAAGCTAACAGCTGCAGCAATCCTGGGAAGTCAGGAAATGATTAATGCTATCGTTTCATCAACCTTAACGACCATATGTGTATTTGCTCCATTAGTGATGTTTAAGAGTCAGCTAGGTATTGTGGGTGAGTTGTTTGCCGGACTTGCATTTACAGTTGTTATTTCACTGACTATGTCCTTGGCAGTAGCGATGATGCTGATCCCTGTTCTTACAAGTCACTATCTGCCTTTAACAACGAGAGTCCAAAAACCACTTCGAGGTTTTCTTGTCCGTATCGATAGACCTTTTGCATTGTTCTTCTCATGGCTTGATCAAGCATACCGACATGCTGTGGACCGGGTATTACGACGTAAGTTGCTAACTGTACTTACCATAGCGATTCTGTTTATTGTGAGCATCATTTCAATTCCCCGGATTGGTTATGTTTTTATGCCTGAACAACAGGCTGACTCTGTTACCCTTTCGATTGAGCTTCCTGTAGGGACCCCCATTACAGAAACTGAAGCTGTGCTCAAACAGATACAAACTATTCTAGAACAGGAGGTAAAAGGGTATAAACGAATAATCTTAACGGTTGGTCAGAAATCCTTTTTTGGCCTAAGTGGCTCTTCTTCAGTACATAAGGGGAGTTTGCAAATTACATTACCGGATTACAAAGAAAGGATTGATTCCGCTGAGACGATGAAAAATAAAATCCGTGCCCATTTTAATGATTTCCCTGGAGTAATGATGAGTTTTAGCTCAGGCCAACAGGGTGGGCGAATCGGTTCTTCAAGTCCTATAGATATCGTAATTAAAACTCAGGATCTTATTAAAGGAAAAGCTATTGCGGAAAGAATTGCGCAATTACTTAAGGAAAAGGTTCCTGAGGCAAAAGAACCCTTTGTTGATTTGAAGGATGGGCTTCCCCAGGTTGAACTCATCTTTGATCGGGAACGGATGTATTCTCTTGGTTTAAATGTCTATACTGTTGGGAATGAGCTTAAAGCTGCCGTAGATGGGGTTACCGCAACTAAATTTAGAAGCAGCGGGAATGAATATGATGTAGTGCTTATTCTCCCCCAATCGGATCGGAACGAATTGCCTGCATTGGATAAAATCTTTGTGATGAGTCCTGCAGGACTTAAGATCCCCTTAGCAAGTTTTGCTCAATATAAGAAAACCACTGGTCCCATTACCATAAATCGAGAAAATCAAGGTCGTGTTATTCATGTTACTGCAGGTACAAGCCCTGGTGTTCCAATTAATAAGGTTGAAAGCAATATACGAGAACTGATTCAGCAGGAAATTCCTGCTGAAGATGATGTCGTGATTGAGTATGCTGGAGATTACCAACAATTAATGGAATATATAGGTAAATTTGCCCTTATCATGTTGGTCGCCGCTTTCCTGGTGTTCGGTGTTATGGCCAGCCAGTTTGAATCGTTCCGAGATCCCTTTATCATCATATTTACCATCCCCCTTTCGGTAATTGGAATCGTAGTGATCTATGCTGTAACTGGAGAGGTTTTTAATATCCTTACCGCAGTGGGGCTATTGGTGTTGATGGGAGTTATTGTAAATAATGGTATTGTTCTTGTAGATTATACGAATCTGTTGAGAAAACGAGGTCTAAGCCTGCATGATGCCTGTGTGGAGGCGGCGGGTAATCGTCTCAGGCCTATATTGATGACTACCTTAACAACAGTACTTGGTCTCGTCCCTATGGCATTCTTCCCTGGTGAGGGTTCAGAATTGGTTGCGCCTATTGGTAAAACAGTACTTGGAGGGCTTTCCTTTGGTACTCTTATGACCTTGTTTTTAATGCCCGTCATTTATGCAATCTTTAATAAGCGGGCTGATGAACGGGCCGCCCGTGCAGAGGCTCGGCGGGAGCGAATTGCTGCTGGTTTAAGTAAAAAAGCTGCCCAGGAGGTAAAGTTATGATTCGACTTGAAATATATGCTAACCGATCTGTAGAGGAAGACCTTTTTGATGGGTTTAAAAAAGCGGGGGTTGCACAATATTATACAAAAATACCTGTAGTCCATGGTGTTGGTTCTTCAGGGCCCCGAATGGGTGATGCTATTTGGCCTGAAGAAAACTTTGCTCTTATTATCTGGTGTGAAGAACAGGAAGCGCAGCAAGTTGTTAAGGTTATTGAAGATGTAAAAAAGAAATTTCCCCATGAGGGAATTAAACTTTTTAAATAGTATGACCCTCGATAATGGACAGGATCTGATAAATCGTTATTAGGTCCTGTCCTATAAAGCGAGTACTGCAAAAACTAAGGTTTATGTAAGTGTACCGTAAGCAATTTTTATTTGTTGAGCTAATAATTCATACACCCCTGGACGACCAGTAACCAGACCACGATGTATAAAAGGATCATAAGGACGGCCTTGAAAGTTTGTAAAGAGATTTCCTGTTTCTTGAAGAAGTAATAATCCAGCGGCAACGTCATAGGGCTGAAGATCTACTTCCCAGAAACCTTGAAAAAAACCTGCTGCAACATAACAAAGATCGAGAGCTGCTGAACCACAACGGCGGACGTCACGAAATGTTTGTAAGACCTGGTCTAAGGCTCGATAAAATGCAGGGACTGTATCGGGAGACCGATAGGGAGTTCCTGTGGCGATTAGAGCTCCTATTGGATCCATGAACTGTGCCTTAGTAAGGGGGATCCCATTTCGCCAAGCTCCTGTGTTTGCTATGGCAGTAAAAAGTTCTTCTGTGCTTGGCTTGTATACTACGGCTAAGACTGGGTGGTCCTGCTGCCAAAGAGCTATAGAAACAGAAAAATGATCGAGTCCCGAAAGATAGTTAGTTGTACCGTCTAGAGGATCTACGATCCAGGTATATTCAGTACCCCGTTCTTTTTCTGTTTCTTCCCCATAAAAAGCGGCTTCTGGAAGCGTTTTGTGCAATATAGTCTTTATATGTTGTTCCGACTCTACATCTACAAAGGAGACAAAATCATGGGCGGCTTTGGTATCACCCCAGCCGGGGCCCCGGCAGCGGAATTCTGACATCTGAAAACTACCTGCTGCCTTTGCAGCAACAACCATTGCTTGTAGTAATGAAGTATTCATACTCCTGTACCAACTCGATGAATTCACTATAAACAGTTATAGTTCCTTCGTCTACATTATACTATTTTTCACTATCTAAATGTATATTACACTTGCTGTAAACAATGCTTCCCGGTATGCTCAGGTTATGAAACGGACTATTAACTTTATAATACTCCTTGGTAGCGCTCTTATATTTGTATCCTGTACAAAACCAATGCCCGCTCAGACCGAATATGTACTGGGGACCCTGTGTACAATTAACTTATTCGATAAGGGATCATCTGAATTATACCGAACCCTCTTTACCCGATTACGAGAAATTGAGAATCATATGAGTGTAAATAAGGAAGGTACTGAACTTGACAGGATAAATACAGCTGCGGGGCGGGAATCTGTCCATGTGACAGCTGATGTGGTCGAAGTTCTTGCAGCGGCACTTCGCTATGCTGAACTTTCCGATGGAGCCTTTGATCCTACGGTCGGGCCTTTAGTAAAGCTCTGGGGCATTGGTTCTGATAATGCCCGGGTCCCGAAAGAACATGAAATAGTTCATGTTTTGCCGCTTATAAATTGGAAAGATGTAGTTCTTGATGTTCAGGCTAAGACGGTTTTTCTCAAACGCCCTGGTATGGCCCTTGATCTCGGAGCTATTGCAAAGGGGTATGCCGCAGATGAGATGGCACGAATTTTAAAAAGTAACAAGGTTGAACGGGCAATTATCGATCTAGGTGGTAATGTACTTGCCTATGGGGAAAAGCAAGGAGGGAAAGCCTGGCGGATTGGTATCCAGGATCCGACTGGTGAACGGGGTGCGTATGTGGGAATTCTTGAAATCAAAAATAAAACTATGGTGACTTCAGGTGTCTATGAACGATTTTTACTCCAGGATGGAATACGCTATCATCATATTCTTTCTACCCAAACAGGATATCCTGTGCAAAACGGGCTTTTGTCGGTTACCATTATTGGTGACCATTCGATTGATGCGGATGGTCTTTCTACAACCGTATTTGCCCTAGGTTATGAGAAGGGGCGGGCCCTTTTAGAGTCCCTGGGTAATGTAGAAGGTATTTTTATTTTTGAAGATGGATCTCTGCGGGCGACCTCGGGCGCTCGGTCCTCTTTTTCACTAACAAGTGATAATTATCGCTGGGCGGATTAAGGGCGGTTCTCTTGCATCTTATTAGGTACAAAATGCTGGGCGCTGACAACAAACGGAGTTTTTGCTAAACCAGCTTCATTATAGCAATGGCTATCCGCTCCGCCCAGGATAGCCGATAAGGGCTGTACTTGTTCCGTAAAAGAATACGGTTATGCCAGTCACTGTAGGACCGAGCGCCCTGGCTTGATAACCCCTTAAGTAATTCAATCGCCACAAGACTGTCAAAGCAAAGAAGTCCTGCTTCCTCTGCAGCGATTAGAATTTTCCGATCTTCTGCAAGCAGGGGCAAGTGGTGCTTTTTCGCGGTTTCTACTAGTAACTGATCGGTGTTTGTTTTGCTCTTTATGTTTTCTGGATTCTGTGGTTTGATCTGCCGAATTTTGATGGAACCCTCTTTTATATTTATCAGAAGAGCGCCTGTTTCAGATACCGCTTCGGGGATGGTTACCAGTTCCCAGGTTTGGCTTGCTGTCTCCAGAGCTCCAATAGCAGATAGTACAATAATGCTTGAAGTATCGATGAGAATGTCTGAAAAGCTTCTTGCAGTCTCTACAAAGGCCTCTGCATCAGCTTCTGGGTATCCCATGGCTGAATCTTAGCTATTTAATGGCGACTAATTCCATTTCAAAGACTAAGAATGCATTGGGAGGAATGACTCCGCCTGCACCCTGCTCCCCATAAGCTCGTTCTGGCGGTAGAATTATAAGGCGTTTCTCTCCTTTTTTCATATCTAGTACCATCTGATCCCATCCGGGGATTACCCTGCCGGTACCTACCTGGAATTGGATGGGTCCGCCATGAAAATCTGATGCATCAAAAACTTCACCATTCAGGAACATTCCTTTGTAATTAACCGATACGGTAGACCCCGGCTGAGGTTTTGCACCATTGCCTTCTTTTATTATGATGAAACGTACTTCATTGTCTGTCGTCTGTGCTCCAGGATATTTAGTTGCAATACTCGCTAGATCAGCCTGGCGTTTTGCTTTAATACGCTCAGCGGAAGCTGCCACGGCATTTTTTAGAAGACTGTCAAAAGCTGCCTGGTCATTTTTAAAAGCTTTCGCTTCAGCCCCATTGCGAATAATAGTGATGCTTTTAATTTTGTCCCCCTGCTTAATAGCGGTAACCACTTCTTGCCCTTCGATAACATGACCAAAAACCGTATGTTTTCCATCAAGCCAGGGGGTCGCCTTATGGGTAATAAAAAATTGACTTCCATTGGTATTAGGCCCAGCATTAGCCATAGAGAGAACTCCAGGGCTATCATGTTTTAGATCATCCACAATTTCATCGGGGAATTTATATCCAGGTCCGCCGGTTCCGTTCCCTAACGGGTCGCCTCCCTGAATCATAAAATCGCTAATTACCCGGTGAAAGGTTAGACTGTTGTAGTAGGGTTTACCTCCAGTGGCATTCAGTTTGCCTTCTGCGAGACCGGTAAAGTTGCAGACTGTAAGGGGAGTTTTTTTATATTCCAGTTTTACAATAATATCTCCTCGGTCTGTGCTAATCCGAGCAAAGAGTCCTTCACCAAGATAAGAATCTGAAGGTAACGATGCGGCGGTGCTTGCTAATAATAAAAACAAAACCCTATTCAAATGAGCACTGAGTGCAGTACTAATTCCTTTGCTCATAACTATAATTCTCCTAATGTTTGTTGAATCTGTCGGCGAATACCAAGGGTTTCTCGCTGTATATCTCGTGCATCTTCTTCAAGAGCTTCATAGTTCTGGTCCTGAACTGTCCTTCTGTAACGTTTTATCAGTTGAAGACCTCGAATACTTCCAATAGCTGAAAAAATACTTACTAAACCATGAAGATATTCTGCAGCATCAGTATAGTTGCCTTGCTCATGATAGGTTATAAATTGTTCCATATGTTTTGGTAAATCCTGGGATGCAATTAGTAACAGCCGTTTAAATTCATCCTTTGATGATACATAATGCTGCTTAAGTCGATTAATATCAAAATATTCCTTTTTTGTCATGATGGTATCTATTAGGCTCAGTAAACTTGTAGCATTGATAGGTTTTGATACATAGGCATCGAAATCAGAAAGTTTTTGTTCATGAACTGCTAATTCTGGCTCAGTATAGGCTGTGAGAGCAATAATAGGTATCTGTGGATCATAATTTATGCCCTTATAGGATCGTATGGTAGATGCAGCAGAGATGCCATCCATCCCTGGCATTTGCAGGTCCATCAAAATAAGATCGAAATCGCCCTTTTCCAATTTCTGAATGGCTACAAGACCGTCTTCTGCTACCTCTACCATATGTCCTGCCTTTTTTATGAAATAATGAAGATAGTCCCTATTCACGGGATTATCTTCGGCAATTAAAATAGAAAGCCTTTTTTTAGCGATATAGTTGAATTCATCAACTTCGAAAGGTTTTCCTGTTGCTACTCCTACAGGGGTATAAAAATAAAAAGTACTACCCTGTCCAGGAATACTATCAAAGGTGATATCCCCGCCCATTTTTACTGCTAATTCTTTGGAAATAGCGAGACCCAATCCTGTACCATGATGTTTTTTACTCAGTTTACTATGTAACTGGGTAAAATGTTTGAATAACCTTTGTTGGTCCATTCCTGATATACCAACTCCGGTATCTTTGACAGTTACAAAGAGTCCAGGGGTGTTGTCTTTGGCTCTTATAACGCAATGAATGGAGACTTGCCCTGTTTCAGTAAATTTAATAGCATTGGATACGAGATTGGAAATAATACGGTTAATTTTTATTCGGTCAGCATAAATAGTAGGGAAGCCGCCATCATCAATTGAATACTGGAAGGTGATTCCCTTTTCTTCAGCCTGCGCTTTATATGGTAATAGAAGTGTGGTAATAGTTTCATTTAAGTCGAAATTTTCTCGATAAAACTCTATAGCGCGGGCTTCGATTTTTGAAAGATCGAGGAGGTCATTCAATATAGCTAGAAGCGACTGGCTTGATGATTGAATTGCCTTAATGCGATCATACTGATCACTTCTTGGATTATCAGTTAAAAGTACTTCGGTAAGGGCTATAATTCCTGCAAGGGGAGTGCGTATTTCATGACCCATATTGGCAAGAAATTCACTTTTTGCTTTATTAGCAGCTTCTGCGGCCTCTTTAGCATTTTTCAATAGTTCATCCAGGGTTTTACGACGACTTATATCTTCAATTATGCAAAGATAATGGGTTAATGAGCCATTGGGGTTTCGTATGGCCGAAATAGTAAGGGAGCTCCAAAATGGATCCCCGTTCATTTTGTGACAGCAAATTTCACCCTTCCAATCAATTCCAGCCTGAAGAGAACTGAGCAGATCCTCATAGGTGTTTTGATCTGAGGTGTTAGCAAAATATTCTAGAAATTTATTTCCAATAACCTGCTCCGGTCCTGAGCCGGTCATACTAAAGAAAGCAGGGTTTACGTACTCTATTAATAAATTTATATTAATAATAAGAATTCCTGCAGGACTTTGATCCACAGCTTGGTACATCTTACGGAGCATTTCTTCAGATTTTCGCCTGAGTGTAATATCTCTGATAATTCCAACGGTACCAATAAAAATACGTTGAGATGAACCATTAATAAACTGGTAGGTACCTGCAGAAGAAACTTCTCCATAAGAAATGATACTGGCATACATTTCCTCCATTATAAAACCAGGTCGAATAGATTTTCGTTTAATGCGTAATTCTAGATTTTCTGTTTTTCTTTCCACGCTTCGTCGTTCATCAAAAAGCTTTGGAGCAAAACGATCTCCTGTAGTGTTATCTTTATATAGTTTAAGTATGTTATCTCTGCTTACCTGGGGAATATCCTCTTCGAACAATATAGTACTGAAATGTTTGCCTAAGAGTTCTTCTGGTTCATATCCTAGTGATCGTACCGCTTGATTTACAAAGGTAAAATGACCTTGAGGGTCTAGTTCATAGACAATATCTGGTAAGGCTTCTACAAGGTTGTGATATCGTTGAGATGCAAAAAGTAATTCCTGCTGTAAACTATTACGGATATTCCAGATTCGGTATATGTTTGTATCTATCATGGTATACCAGTCTGAAAGATCGGTAAACATATAATCACTAGCTCCAAGCTTGAGCAGAGTTTCCAGTCGATTTTGTTCAGAACGGGACCCCAAGGCTATGCATGGTATAAAGGGATACTGTTTAAGTATATCCTCTACAGCAAGATTTGCCTGAACTAGAATGATGTCAATGGCATCGTGATGTAAAACTCGAAAAGCTTCCATAACAGAATCTGCTATACGATAGTTATTTTGATACTGGTTTTGTGTAAGTTGTTTTCGAGCTGTATCATATATTTCGCCTGCTTCCAGAATAACCAACACGCTCAGTCCTGGCATAGTAAATTGGTACCTCTTGCGTTATAATGTATGATAACTGCGGGCAACATCGATAGCATGATGCCATTGGTTCAATAGTTGCTCCCGGGTATCAGGATTCATGCTTGGTTGGAAGCGTCGTCGAACCCGCCAATTTACTTCAATATCCCGTAAACTGTCCCAGTAACCGACTTCGAGACCCGCCAGATATGCTGCTCCCAGGGCGGTTATTTCCATAACCTCTGGTAGAATCACCGCTTTACCCAATATATCCGATTGATACTGCATGAGAAAAGAGTTCGCCGCAGCACCACCATCTGCCTTCAGTTCCTGAATCGGGTGGCCATAATCACTTTCCATTGCATCAATTAAATCCCGGGACTGGAATGCGATACTTTCGAGGGCAGCTCGAACAAGGTGAGCCCGGTTACTGCCTCTGGTAAGGCCGACGATGGTTCCCCGTACGTCGGGGTCCCAATAGGGGGCTCCCATGCCAACAAAGGCAGGAACAACAAAAACCCCACCGGTGGAATCTACTGACTTTGCTAGACTTTCGGACTCTGCAGCATTATTGATCAGCTTTAGTTCATCCCGGATCCACTGGATAACCGCACCGCCAATAAAAACGCTTCCTTCAAGGGCATAGGTGGTTGATCCGCCGATCTTCCATGCAATAGTGGTAAGCAGATTATTTTGGGATGAAATAGGGGTAGTCCCCGTATTGAGCAAGGCAAAACAGCCGGTTCCATAAGTGTTTTTTACCGAACCGGGGCTGAAACAGGCATGTCCAAAAAGGGCAGCCTGTTGGTCTCCGGCGCATCCTGTAATGGGAATACTTTTCCCGAAAAGTTCCGGCTTGGTGTTCGCAAGGAATCCTGAAGATGGCAGAACCTCAGGTACAATTTGTTTGGGTATACCAAAGATTTTGAGGAGATCCTCATCCCATTGCAGCGATTTAATATTAAACAGAAGCGTTCTGGAGGCATTGGTTACATCGGTAAGATGTTTTCCTGTCAGTTTGTAGAGAAGCCATGAGTCGATGGTCCCAAAACAAAGTTCCCCTGCTTCCGCACGGGTTTTAAGTCCAGGTATTTCCTGGAAAAGCCACATTAATTTGGTAGCAGAAAAATAGGGATCTAAGACAAGCCCAGTTTTTTCTCGGATTACATCGGTATATCCCAGGGCTTTAAGTTCTCTGCAGAGGTCTGCACTACGGCGACACTGCCAGACGATTGCATTATAAACCGGTTTCCCGGTTTTTCGTTCCCAGAGCAAGGTGGTTTCACGCTGGTTGGTAATCCCTATGGCTGCAATTTGTTCTGCGGTAATCTGAGCTTGTTCTATTGCTTCCTGAGCAGCTTCGTACTGGGTTTTCCAAATTTCTTCCGGATCATGCTCCACCCAACCGCCCTGGGGGTAAATTTGGCGGAACGGTTTCTGACAGAGCGCAATAACAGCCCCGCTATGATTGAAGAGTATCGCCCGGGATGTGGTTGTCCCTTGATCGAGGGCAAGAATGTATTGCTGTGTTATGGCCATAAAGTTTACCTCCGCTGAACAGTATATCATTGATAATGAAAGTCCTGTGGTAAAAAAGTACTGGATAAAATACGATGCAATGGATACAATGCATGAGATGAGCATCCTGGAGCTGGAGACCGAACTCCTTCGTACAGAATATCCACAACTATCGCCTGATCATGATCCCGATATAGAGCGGTATTACGATCTCCGCGCACTGGGGCATTCCACAGAAGCACTGGTATTGTACCAAAGTCGTCTTGTCCCCCGTTACCCCGATGACCAGTTCAGGACCAAGATACTCAAAGCCTATCGAACCCATTCACCCCTATATGGGGAATTGATGAAGCAGGCTTATTACCAGCTCGGCCAAAGAGTTCTGGAACGAACCAAAAAACTAATCAAATATATTGCTGTAAAGGCAGATTCTTTCAATGAAACTGATGTATATTCGACGATAAAAACTGCGGATGCAATTTTAGCCCTCCTTCCCCGAGAACGCTTTGAAGCAGTTATGGCCATTGAACGGCTTCACCGGTATGCTGAACGGCTTCGTTATTGTGAAAAATCTATAGCTAAAGCAGAGGCTTTAATCCGTGCCTATGTGACTGAATCCCTTTCTATTGTAGAAGTAGAACGACAGCGTCGCAAAGAAGAGCAGGCCCGTGCTCAAGCAGAGGAACGGCGCCGTCTTGTTGCCAGAGATAAGGCTGAACTGCAGAAACAACAGCGATTAGCAAGCGAGAAAGAGTGGCAGAGGGCTCTTCAGGAGGCGAGGCCGCGGACTAATCTGCAAAAAAGTTCCGGGGCTAAGGAACGTTCGCCCCAGGTTCATATCGATCTGAATAGTATTCGTTTTTCCCCAGTAGACTTGGCCCGTATTCAGATCCCACCAACCCTCACACGAATCGAAGATAAGACCTTAGCTTTCTGTTTTAAATACTGGAACCTCATTCGTGATTCTGCC harbors:
- a CDS encoding efflux RND transporter permease subunit yields the protein MSIAKTVVSRPTTIFIAFILLLGLGVFATINLPIDLYPEIEPPILVVLTSYSGAGPEEVEKTITRPLEGTLSNVSSLEKLTSSSSKGSSMIMLEFTYGTDMADAANSVRDNLELVKRFLPEGSDTPLIFKFDPSMIPIMGLMVTGNRTPEELREISENTILPRIEQVPGVAMGAVSGGREKIIKVEIPQNRLEAYGLTITQIKNMLSSQNIAVSAGSILDNGLSYLLTSAGEYRTLDEIRSTVISYKGGGLVNGEIEPSKVVRLQDIADVYEGYRDEDSLVFVNGQAAVQITVQKQSGKNSVQTARELRKRLNQISKEIPQGIKITEIFNTTDIIENSINQVTSSALQGAILAVLILFVFLRSFKPTLIIGITIPVSLLFTLMAMYFWGLTLNVMTLAGLALGVGMLVDNSIVILENIYRYREKGAKLTAAAILGSQEMINAIVSSTLTTICVFAPLVMFKSQLGIVGELFAGLAFTVVISLTMSLAVAMMLIPVLTSHYLPLTTRVQKPLRGFLVRIDRPFALFFSWLDQAYRHAVDRVLRRKLLTVLTIAILFIVSIISIPRIGYVFMPEQQADSVTLSIELPVGTPITETEAVLKQIQTILEQEVKGYKRIILTVGQKSFFGLSGSSSVHKGSLQITLPDYKERIDSAETMKNKIRAHFNDFPGVMMSFSSGQQGGRIGSSSPIDIVIKTQDLIKGKAIAERIAQLLKEKVPEAKEPFVDLKDGLPQVELIFDRERMYSLGLNVYTVGNELKAAVDGVTATKFRSSGNEYDVVLILPQSDRNELPALDKIFVMSPAGLKIPLASFAQYKKTTGPITINRENQGRVIHVTAGTSPGVPINKVESNIRELIQQEIPAEDDVVIEYAGDYQQLMEYIGKFALIMLVAAFLVFGVMASQFESFRDPFIIIFTIPLSVIGIVVIYAVTGEVFNILTAVGLLVLMGVIVNNGIVLVDYTNLLRKRGLSLHDACVEAAGNRLRPILMTTLTTVLGLVPMAFFPGEGSELVAPIGKTVLGGLSFGTLMTLFLMPVIYAIFNKRADERAARAEARRERIAAGLSKKAAQEVKL
- a CDS encoding PG0541 family transporter-associated protein, whose protein sequence is MIRLEIYANRSVEEDLFDGFKKAGVAQYYTKIPVVHGVGSSGPRMGDAIWPEENFALIIWCEEQEAQQVVKVIEDVKKKFPHEGIKLFK
- a CDS encoding inositol monophosphatase family protein, with protein sequence MNTSLLQAMVVAAKAAGSFQMSEFRCRGPGWGDTKAAHDFVSFVDVESEQHIKTILHKTLPEAAFYGEETEKERGTEYTWIVDPLDGTTNYLSGLDHFSVSIALWQQDHPVLAVVYKPSTEELFTAIANTGAWRNGIPLTKAQFMDPIGALIATGTPYRSPDTVPAFYRALDQVLQTFRDVRRCGSAALDLCYVAAGFFQGFWEVDLQPYDVAAGLLLLQETGNLFTNFQGRPYDPFIHRGLVTGRPGVYELLAQQIKIAYGTLT
- a CDS encoding FAD:protein FMN transferase; this translates as MKRTINFIILLGSALIFVSCTKPMPAQTEYVLGTLCTINLFDKGSSELYRTLFTRLREIENHMSVNKEGTELDRINTAAGRESVHVTADVVEVLAAALRYAELSDGAFDPTVGPLVKLWGIGSDNARVPKEHEIVHVLPLINWKDVVLDVQAKTVFLKRPGMALDLGAIAKGYAADEMARILKSNKVERAIIDLGGNVLAYGEKQGGKAWRIGIQDPTGERGAYVGILEIKNKTMVTSGVYERFLLQDGIRYHHILSTQTGYPVQNGLLSVTIIGDHSIDADGLSTTVFALGYEKGRALLESLGNVEGIFIFEDGSLRATSGARSSFSLTSDNYRWAD
- a CDS encoding peptidylprolyl isomerase, whose translation is MSKGISTALSAHLNRVLFLLLASTAASLPSDSYLGEGLFARISTDRGDIIVKLEYKKTPLTVCNFTGLAEGKLNATGGKPYYNSLTFHRVISDFMIQGGDPLGNGTGGPGYKFPDEIVDDLKHDSPGVLSMANAGPNTNGSQFFITHKATPWLDGKHTVFGHVIEGQEVVTAIKQGDKIKSITIIRNGAEAKAFKNDQAAFDSLLKNAVAASAERIKAKRQADLASIATKYPGAQTTDNEVRFIIIKEGNGAKPQPGSTVSVNYKGMFLNGEVFDASDFHGGPIQFQVGTGRVIPGWDQMVLDMKKGEKRLIILPPERAYGEQGAGGVIPPNAFLVFEMELVAIK
- a CDS encoding PAS domain S-box protein, whose amino-acid sequence is MPGLSVLVILEAGEIYDTARKQLTQNQYQNNYRIADSVMEAFRVLHHDAIDIILVQANLAVEDILKQYPFIPCIALGSRSEQNRLETLLKLGASDYMFTDLSDWYTMIDTNIYRIWNIRNSLQQELLFASQRYHNLVEALPDIVYELDPQGHFTFVNQAVRSLGYEPEELLGKHFSTILFEEDIPQVSRDNILKLYKDNTTGDRFAPKLFDERRSVERKTENLELRIKRKSIRPGFIMEEMYASIISYGEVSSAGTYQFINGSSQRIFIGTVGIIRDITLRRKSEEMLRKMYQAVDQSPAGILIININLLIEYVNPAFFSMTGSGPEQVIGNKFLEYFANTSDQNTYEDLLSSLQAGIDWKGEICCHKMNGDPFWSSLTISAIRNPNGSLTHYLCIIEDISRRKTLDELLKNAKEAAEAANKAKSEFLANMGHEIRTPLAGIIALTEVLLTDNPRSDQYDRIKAIQSSSQSLLAILNDLLDLSKIEARAIEFYRENFDLNETITTLLLPYKAQAEEKGITFQYSIDDGGFPTIYADRIKINRIISNLVSNAIKFTETGQVSIHCVIRAKDNTPGLFVTVKDTGVGISGMDQQRLFKHFTQLHSKLSKKHHGTGLGLAISKELAVKMGGDITFDSIPGQGSTFYFYTPVGVATGKPFEVDEFNYIAKKRLSILIAEDNPVNRDYLHYFIKKAGHMVEVAEDGLVAIQKLEKGDFDLILMDLQMPGMDGISAASTIRSYKGINYDPQIPIIALTAYTEPELAVHEQKLSDFDAYVSKPINATSLLSLIDTIMTKKEYFDINRLKQHYVSSKDEFKRLLLIASQDLPKHMEQFITYHEQGNYTDAAEYLHGLVSIFSAIGSIRGLQLIKRYRRTVQDQNYEALEEDARDIQRETLGIRRQIQQTLGEL